Proteins encoded in a region of the Flavobacteriaceae bacterium HL-DH10 genome:
- the dnaJ gene encoding molecular chaperone DnaJ, translated as MAKRDYYEILGVSKGATTAEIKKAYRKKAIEFHPDKNPDNKEAESKFKEAAEAYEVLSDGDKKARYDQFGHQAFENGGGFGGGGMNMDDIFSQFGDIFGGGFGGGGFSGFGGGGGQRRVKGSNLRIRVKLTLEEIANGVEKKIKVKRKVQAPGTTYKTCSTCHGSGQVTRIANTILGRMQTSAPCNVCGGAGQTIDKKPADADAQGLKVAEETVSIKIPAGVVDGMQLKVSGKGNEAPGNGISGDLLVAIEEVEHEKLQREGDNLHYDLYVSYPDAVLGTSKEIDTVTGKVRIKVEAGVQSGKILRLRGKGIPSINGYGKGDLLVHVNVWTPKTLNKQQKEFFETMKDDEHFDPKPESSDKSFFEKVKDMFS; from the coding sequence CATCCTGATAAAAATCCGGACAATAAAGAAGCCGAGTCTAAATTTAAAGAAGCAGCTGAAGCCTATGAGGTTTTAAGTGATGGCGATAAGAAAGCTCGTTACGACCAGTTTGGACATCAAGCGTTCGAAAATGGCGGCGGCTTTGGCGGTGGTGGCATGAATATGGATGACATATTCAGTCAGTTTGGAGATATTTTTGGTGGCGGCTTTGGCGGCGGCGGTTTCTCAGGTTTTGGCGGTGGCGGAGGTCAACGTCGTGTTAAAGGAAGTAACCTTCGTATTCGCGTAAAATTAACATTAGAAGAAATTGCTAATGGTGTAGAAAAGAAAATAAAAGTTAAACGTAAAGTTCAAGCTCCAGGTACTACTTATAAAACATGTTCTACTTGTCATGGTAGCGGACAAGTAACGCGTATAGCTAATACTATTTTAGGTAGAATGCAAACATCAGCGCCTTGTAATGTGTGTGGTGGTGCAGGACAAACTATTGATAAAAAACCTGCAGATGCAGATGCACAAGGTTTAAAAGTAGCCGAAGAAACAGTATCTATAAAAATACCAGCAGGTGTTGTAGATGGGATGCAACTTAAAGTTTCTGGTAAAGGAAACGAGGCTCCTGGAAATGGCATTTCTGGTGATTTATTAGTGGCTATTGAAGAAGTAGAACATGAAAAATTACAACGTGAAGGTGATAATCTGCATTACGATTTGTATGTAAGTTATCCAGATGCTGTTTTAGGTACTTCAAAAGAAATAGATACCGTAACGGGTAAAGTACGTATAAAAGTAGAAGCAGGTGTGCAATCTGGTAAGATTTTGCGCTTACGCGGAAAAGGAATTCCAAGTATTAACGGTTATGGTAAAGGCGATCTTTTAGTGCATGTAAATGTATGGACTCCAAAAACGTTAAATAAACAACAAAAAGAATTTTTTGAAACGATGAAAGATGACGAACATTTTGATCCGAAACCAGAAAGTTCTGATAAATCTTTCTTTGAGAAAGTAAAGGATATGTTTTCTTAA